In the genome of Vicia villosa cultivar HV-30 ecotype Madison, WI linkage group LG7, Vvil1.0, whole genome shotgun sequence, one region contains:
- the LOC131618972 gene encoding two-component response regulator ORR26-like, with protein sequence MCVRCKYQVTTCCNASFALNLLKETKNLYDVILIEAQMTDMDSNNFLQHVAQQIKIPIIMMSVDQSTSPSLVMKAVEKGACGYWIKPLSEGQIKNMWQHVVRKVLKENNQNDHVLKTLNAKDEKPRKIIKLMNVPGLTREQVASHLQYFKHTLDYLRVGMT encoded by the exons ATGTGTGTTCGATGCAAATATCAAG TTACAACATGCTGTAATGCTTCTTTTGCATTGAACCTTTTGAAAGAAACAAAGAATCTTTATGATGTGATCCTGATAGAAGCTCAGATGACTGACATGGATTCCAACAATTTCTTGCAACATGTTGCacaacaaatcaaaattccaaTCATCA TGATGAGTGTTGACCAATCAACAAGTCCAAGTCTAGTGATGAAGGCGGTTGAAAAAGGTGCTTGTGGTTATTGGATTAAGCCTTTGAGTGAAGGTCAAATCAAGAACATGTGGCAACATGTTGTAAGAAAAGTTCTGAAAGAAAATAATCAGAATGATCATGTTCTTAAAACGTTGAATGCAAAAG ATGAAAAGCCAAGAAAGATTATTAAACTCATGAATGTGCCTGGTTTGACAAGGGAGCAAGTTGCTAGTCATCTACAG tatttcaagcacactctcgattATCTTAGAGTTGGAATGACCTGA